Proteins encoded by one window of Pan troglodytes isolate AG18354 chromosome 16, NHGRI_mPanTro3-v2.0_pri, whole genome shotgun sequence:
- the LOC104002232 gene encoding E3 ubiquitin-protein ligase HERC2-like produces the protein LKQKLVILERYFIALNRTIFQENVKVKWKSSGTSLPPVDKKSSRPAGKGVEGLARVGSRAALSFAFAFLRRAWRSGEDADLCSELLQESLDALRALPEASLFDESTVSSVWLEVVERVTRFLKSVVTGDVHGTPATKGPGSIPLQDQHLALAILLELAVQRGTLSQMLSAILLLLQLWDSGAQETDNERSAQGTSAPLLPLLQRFQSIICRKDAPHSEGDMHLLSGPLSPSESFLRYLTLPQDNELAIDLQQTAVVVMAHLDRLATPCMPPLCSSLTSHKSHFLQLRTVEIMRK, from the exons CTCAAGCAGAAGCTGGTGATCTTGGAGCGCTATTTCATTGCCTTGAATAGAACCATTTTTCAGGAGAATGTCAAAGTTAAGTGGAAAAGCAGTGGCACTTCTCTGCCTCCTGTGGACAAAAAAAG TTCCCGGCCTGCGGGCAAAGGTGTGGAGGGGCTCGCCAGAGTGGGATCCCGAGCGGCGCTGTCTTTTGCCTTTGCCTTCCTGCGCAGGGCCTGGCGATCAG GCGAGGATGCGGACCTCTGCAGTGAGCTGTTGCAGGAGTCCCTGGACGCCCTGCGAGCACTTCCCGAGGCCTCGCTCTTTGACGAGAGCACCGTGTCCTCTGTGTGGCTGGAGGTGGTGGAGAGAGTGACCAGGTTCCTCAAGTCTGTCGTGACGGG GGATGTTCACGGAACGCCAGCCACCAAAGGGCCAGGAAGCATCCCCCTGCAGGACCAGCACTTGGCCCTGGCCATCCTGCTGGAGCTGGCTGTGCAGAGAGGCACGCTGAG ccaaATGTTGTCTGCCATCCTGTTGTTGCTTCAGCTGTGGGACAGCGGGGCACAGGAGACTGACAATGAGCGTTCCGCCCAGGGCACCAGCGCCCCGCTTTTGCCCTTGCTGCAAAGGTTCCAGAGCATCATTTGCAGGAAGGATGCACCCCACTCCGAGGGCGACATGCAC CTTTTGTCTGGTCCTCTGAGCCCCAGTGAGAGTTTCCTGAGGTACCTCACCCTTCCACAAGACAACGAGCTTGCCATTGATCTGCAACAAACAGCGGTTGTTGTCATGGCCCATTTAGACCGTCTGGCTACGCCCTGTATGCCTCCACTGTGTAGCTCTCTGACGTCTCATAAG AGTCATTTTTTACAGCTCAGAACTGTAGAAATAATGAGAAAGTGA